Proteins encoded together in one Micromonospora kangleipakensis window:
- a CDS encoding STAS domain-containing protein — MALSAEESGRLARLLRENEERLIRRWAEVVGASLRGRLSQAELTRQVQELHRSMIDAAENGLTDLASEPGGELRAVLAELSRGRARQGFSATETAISVFSVKDVLLELIEEGQDAARLRDFVAFSALIDQMGLFTFESYVRTRESLIADQAEQLLELSTPVVKIWEGVVAVPLVGTLDSARAQVVMERLLQTLVDTGSPYAIIDITGVPAVDTQVAQHILKTVVAARLMGADCIISGIRPQIAQTIVALGIEFGDIATKASLADALRHVLRLAGVDNARRHQRREA, encoded by the coding sequence ATGGCGTTGAGCGCCGAGGAAAGTGGTCGGCTCGCCCGTCTGCTCAGGGAAAACGAAGAGCGGCTGATCCGACGTTGGGCGGAAGTCGTCGGCGCGTCGCTGCGCGGCCGCCTCAGCCAGGCCGAGCTCACCCGCCAGGTGCAGGAGCTGCACCGTAGCATGATCGACGCCGCCGAGAACGGCCTCACCGACCTCGCGTCCGAGCCGGGCGGCGAGCTGCGCGCCGTGCTCGCCGAGCTGTCCCGGGGCCGGGCCCGGCAGGGTTTCAGCGCCACCGAGACCGCGATCAGCGTCTTCTCGGTGAAGGACGTCCTGCTCGAGCTGATCGAGGAGGGCCAGGACGCGGCCCGTCTCCGCGACTTCGTGGCGTTCTCCGCCCTGATCGACCAGATGGGGCTCTTCACCTTCGAGAGCTACGTCCGCACCCGGGAGAGCCTGATCGCCGACCAGGCCGAGCAGCTGCTCGAACTCTCCACCCCGGTGGTCAAGATCTGGGAGGGCGTGGTCGCCGTCCCGCTGGTCGGCACGCTCGACTCGGCCCGCGCCCAGGTGGTGATGGAGCGGCTGCTCCAGACCCTGGTCGACACCGGCTCGCCGTACGCGATCATCGACATCACCGGCGTCCCGGCGGTCGACACCCAGGTCGCCCAGCACATCCTCAAGACCGTGGTGGCCGCCCGGCTGATGGGCGCCGACTGCATCATCTCCGGCATCCGGCCGCAGATCGCCCAGACGATCGTCGCCCTCGGCATCGAGTTCGGCGACATCGCCACCAAGGCGAGCCTCGCCGACGCCCTGCGCCACGTGCTGCGACTGGCCGGCGTGGACAACGCCCGCCGCCACCAGCGCCGGGAGGCCTGA
- a CDS encoding STAS domain-containing protein has protein sequence MSLTVHTEQRGDVVVVSVAGELDMATAPQLQDQITDLLDKGRSRLVFDLANVSFCDSTGLSVFVRAKNSCDEAGGVVRLAAPQRGVLRILEVSGLVEVLHTYPTVEQAVAGDPTPASS, from the coding sequence ATGTCCCTGACGGTGCACACGGAACAGCGCGGCGACGTGGTCGTCGTGTCGGTCGCGGGCGAGCTGGACATGGCGACGGCACCGCAGCTGCAGGACCAGATCACGGATCTGCTGGACAAGGGACGCAGCCGCCTCGTCTTCGACCTGGCGAACGTGTCGTTCTGCGACTCCACCGGGCTGTCGGTGTTCGTCCGCGCCAAGAACAGCTGCGACGAGGCCGGCGGCGTGGTCCGGCTGGCCGCCCCGCAGCGCGGGGTGCTGCGCATCCTCGAGGTCAGCGGCCTGGTCGAGGTGCTGCACACCTACCCGACGGTGGAGCAGGCCGTCGCGGGCGACCCCACGCCGGCCTCCTCCTGA
- a CDS encoding helix-turn-helix domain-containing protein: MRQRPRRDSRGILDPGRLLRQVRFRRRLAAPALHAYVEHYWLIDWELTEPFEQRVVPHPAVNVVFHGQENGPETAEVAGPASELFAITLHGVGRASGVQFRPGGFRPFWRRPVAELTGRRRPLAGTGLPVPGPVCPGGDDDRCRRLDALLTGWGPAPDPLTAEATALVEEIRADRSILRVDDFARRHGVSTRRLQRLFLDHVGVGPKWVIRRYRLQEAIEQAAGGPLDWAGLATDLGYADQAHLVREFTAVTGISPAAYARSLS; encoded by the coding sequence ATGCGACAGCGACCGCGGCGGGACAGTCGGGGCATCCTCGACCCCGGCCGGCTGCTGCGGCAGGTCCGCTTCCGCCGCCGGCTGGCCGCACCGGCGCTGCACGCTTACGTCGAGCACTACTGGCTCATCGACTGGGAGCTGACCGAGCCCTTCGAACAGCGGGTGGTGCCGCACCCGGCGGTCAATGTGGTCTTCCACGGCCAGGAAAACGGCCCGGAGACCGCCGAGGTGGCCGGCCCCGCCAGCGAGCTCTTCGCCATCACCCTGCACGGCGTCGGCCGGGCCAGCGGCGTCCAGTTCCGGCCGGGGGGCTTCCGGCCCTTCTGGCGGCGTCCGGTCGCCGAACTGACCGGCCGGCGGCGGCCGCTCGCCGGCACCGGCCTGCCCGTTCCGGGCCCGGTCTGCCCCGGCGGTGACGATGACCGGTGCCGGCGGCTGGACGCCCTGCTCACCGGCTGGGGGCCTGCGCCGGATCCGCTCACCGCCGAGGCGACCGCGCTGGTGGAGGAGATCCGCGCCGACCGGAGCATCCTGCGCGTCGACGACTTCGCACGCCGGCACGGGGTCTCCACCCGGCGGCTCCAGCGACTCTTCCTCGACCACGTCGGGGTCGGTCCGAAGTGGGTGATCCGGCGGTACCGGCTCCAGGAGGCGATCGAGCAGGCCGCCGGCGGGCCGCTCGACTGGGCGGGGCTGGCCACCGACCTCGGCTACGCCGACCAGGCCCACCTGGTCCGCGAGTTCACCGCCGTCACCGGCATCTCACCCGCCGCGTACGCCCGCTCACTGAGCTGA
- a CDS encoding SpoIIE family protein phosphatase, with protein sequence MEGGATTVLVVDDSRAKRYLLVSWLTRAGFATIEAENGAEALARVETDRVDLVVLDVRLPDLSGFEVCERIKDRHPAMPVIHVSAHAVDVVDRAQGLTRGADAYLAEPVEPEELVATAHAVLRYYQARQRAELLAERLAALADATVQMHAAPNFVGLLEAAAAGAAQIFKSPAAVVAETFDGDCLAGVAAGPDAEPRIVPWMVDDTGVPIGTTVRVDEPAAWDLIGWPAGGTVTVAAAKLREDRAPLYVVVPTATQTVRTPVLVQLAQAVASAVEAQRSFDEEHRIAVTLQRSLLPRRLPEVAGLDLAVRYEPASAQTEVGGDFYELVMLDGHLLMAIGDVAGHSLHAATVMAELRHAVRAYAVEGHQPGVILDRVNELMLTLLPNELATICVLLLHPGSGLIRLASAGHLPALISMDGRVEFVEQSAPLLGVRAPRPPDLEFVLPAGATLVLYTDGLIERRDATIDEGMAALGAVAVRVDDDLDQFCQRLLVELVPPEINDDVAVVALRRR encoded by the coding sequence GTGGAGGGCGGCGCGACGACCGTGCTCGTGGTCGACGACAGTCGTGCCAAGCGCTATTTGCTGGTCAGCTGGCTGACCCGGGCCGGGTTCGCGACGATCGAGGCGGAGAACGGCGCCGAGGCGCTGGCCCGGGTGGAGACCGATCGGGTGGACCTGGTGGTGCTCGACGTCCGGCTGCCGGACCTGAGCGGCTTCGAGGTCTGCGAACGGATCAAGGACCGTCACCCGGCGATGCCGGTCATCCACGTCTCCGCGCACGCGGTCGACGTGGTGGACCGGGCGCAGGGGCTGACCCGGGGCGCCGACGCCTACCTGGCCGAGCCGGTCGAGCCGGAGGAGCTGGTGGCCACCGCGCACGCGGTGCTCCGCTACTACCAGGCGCGGCAGCGGGCCGAGCTGCTCGCCGAGCGGCTGGCCGCGCTCGCCGACGCCACGGTGCAGATGCACGCCGCCCCGAACTTCGTCGGGCTGCTGGAGGCGGCGGCGGCCGGCGCGGCGCAGATCTTCAAGAGCCCGGCGGCCGTGGTCGCGGAGACCTTCGACGGCGACTGCCTGGCGGGCGTGGCGGCCGGGCCGGACGCCGAGCCGCGCATCGTCCCGTGGATGGTCGACGACACCGGGGTGCCGATCGGCACCACGGTCCGGGTCGACGAGCCCGCCGCCTGGGACCTGATCGGCTGGCCGGCCGGCGGCACGGTCACCGTGGCCGCCGCCAAGCTGCGCGAGGACCGGGCCCCGCTCTACGTGGTGGTGCCGACCGCGACCCAGACCGTACGGACGCCGGTGCTGGTACAGCTCGCCCAGGCGGTCGCCTCGGCGGTCGAGGCGCAGCGCTCCTTCGACGAGGAGCACCGGATCGCGGTCACCCTCCAGCGCAGCCTGCTGCCCCGCCGGCTGCCCGAGGTCGCCGGCCTGGACCTGGCGGTCCGGTACGAGCCGGCCAGCGCCCAGACCGAGGTGGGCGGCGACTTCTACGAGCTGGTGATGCTCGACGGGCACCTGCTGATGGCGATCGGCGACGTTGCCGGTCACTCGCTGCACGCCGCGACCGTGATGGCCGAGCTGCGGCACGCGGTGCGGGCGTACGCGGTGGAGGGGCACCAGCCGGGGGTGATCCTGGACCGGGTCAACGAGCTGATGCTTACCCTGCTGCCGAACGAGCTGGCCACCATCTGCGTGCTGCTGCTGCACCCGGGGAGCGGCCTGATCCGGCTGGCCAGCGCGGGGCACCTGCCGGCGCTGATCAGCATGGACGGCCGGGTGGAGTTCGTCGAGCAGTCCGCCCCGCTGCTCGGGGTCCGCGCGCCCCGCCCGCCGGACCTGGAGTTCGTGCTGCCGGCCGGCGCGACGCTGGTCCTCTACACCGACGGCCTGATCGAGCGGCGGGACGCCACCATCGACGAGGGGATGGCCGCGCTGGGCGCGGTCGCCGTCCGGGTGGACGACGACCTGGACCAGTTCTGCCAGCGGCTCCTGGTCGAGCTGGTCCCGCCGGAGATCAACGACGACGTCGCCGTGGTCGCCCTCCGCCGCCGCTGA
- a CDS encoding SpoIIE family protein phosphatase → MIGDVVADHGLWFRVESSGAGSGVRRAAERLGMQLELGERRVADLAIVAAELTSNLVKHAQEGVLLLRPVRRAGRAGVELVAIDSGPGMADLTVSSRDGHSTTGTLGIGLGAIARQATWYDGYSRPGRGTVLAVQVWSGPAPEPSWAGGLVRPIIGEQVSGDGYGVRIAEGRRQVLVCDGLGHGPLAAAATEAALAAFRDAPAAPPATVVQHLHRAIGHTRGAALAVAELDPAVGLLRYAGLGNISAMIAVEGERRRGLVSLPGIAGHHRPAVREYEYPFGAGATLVMHSDGVVDRWDLADYPGLLGQSPLVTAATLLRDAGTRHDDASVLVARGWS, encoded by the coding sequence ATGATCGGGGACGTGGTCGCCGACCACGGTCTCTGGTTCCGGGTGGAGAGCAGCGGCGCGGGCAGCGGCGTACGCCGGGCGGCCGAGCGCCTCGGCATGCAGCTGGAGCTGGGTGAGCGCCGCGTCGCCGACCTGGCCATCGTCGCCGCCGAGCTGACCAGCAACCTGGTGAAGCACGCCCAGGAGGGGGTGCTGCTGCTCCGCCCGGTGCGCCGGGCCGGGCGGGCCGGGGTGGAGCTGGTGGCGATCGACTCCGGGCCCGGCATGGCCGACCTGACCGTCTCCTCGCGGGACGGGCACTCCACCACCGGCACGCTCGGCATCGGCCTGGGCGCGATCGCCCGGCAGGCGACCTGGTACGACGGCTACTCGCGGCCCGGTCGGGGCACCGTCCTCGCCGTGCAGGTCTGGTCCGGCCCGGCGCCGGAGCCGTCCTGGGCGGGCGGGCTGGTCCGGCCGATCATCGGCGAGCAGGTCAGCGGCGACGGGTACGGCGTCCGGATCGCCGAGGGGCGCCGCCAGGTGCTGGTCTGCGACGGCCTCGGGCACGGGCCGCTGGCGGCGGCCGCCACGGAGGCGGCGCTCGCCGCGTTCCGGGACGCGCCGGCCGCCCCGCCGGCCACGGTGGTGCAGCACCTGCACCGGGCCATCGGGCACACCCGGGGGGCCGCGCTGGCCGTGGCCGAGCTGGATCCGGCCGTGGGCTTGCTCCGGTACGCCGGCCTCGGCAACATCTCAGCCATGATTGCGGTGGAGGGCGAGCGGCGTCGCGGGCTGGTCTCGCTGCCCGGCATCGCCGGCCACCACCGTCCCGCCGTGCGGGAGTACGAGTACCCGTTCGGGGCCGGCGCGACGCTGGTGATGCACAGCGACGGCGTGGTCGACCGCTGGGACCTCGCCGACTACCCCGGCCTGCTCGGGCAGTCTCCCCTGGTGACTGCCGCCACCCTGCTCCGGGACGCCGGCACCCGCCACGACGACGCCTCCGTCCTGGTGGCCCGGGGCTGGTCGTGA
- a CDS encoding ATP-binding protein gives MTAGVDLGVPQTQAIRSDDDVVRVRQLVRTVAVAAKLSLVDQTKLVTAASELARNTLIYGGGGTADVAGVEDGRRRGVQIVFIDSGPGIPDLDMALTDGYTTGGGLGLGLSGARRLVDHFDVVTAVGEGTRITVVKWSR, from the coding sequence ATGACCGCCGGTGTCGACCTGGGGGTGCCGCAGACCCAGGCGATCCGCAGCGACGACGACGTCGTCCGGGTGCGGCAGCTGGTGCGTACGGTCGCGGTGGCCGCCAAGCTCTCGCTGGTCGACCAGACCAAGCTCGTCACCGCCGCCAGCGAGCTGGCGCGCAACACCCTGATCTACGGCGGGGGTGGCACCGCCGACGTGGCAGGCGTCGAGGACGGCCGCCGCCGCGGGGTGCAGATCGTCTTCATCGACTCCGGGCCGGGGATCCCGGACCTCGACATGGCGCTGACCGACGGGTACACCACCGGCGGCGGCCTCGGCCTCGGGCTGAGCGGGGCCCGCCGCCTCGTGGACCACTTCGATGTCGTCACCGCCGTCGGCGAGGGCACCCGGATCACCGTCGTCAAGTGGTCCCGATGA
- a CDS encoding FadR/GntR family transcriptional regulator has protein sequence MTPSVDSVVVPPRGQRVRETIAQLRERILGGEWPVGGRIPTEPQLVAALGVGRNTVREAVRALVHAGVLECRQGSGTYVVSTDELAPVVARRLTDDRMAEVVEVRRAFEVEAARLAALRRTPEDLAALDAALATREAAWRSGRVDEFVEADAALHTVVVAAAHNAMLAELYASVGAALRSTVAQAMGGALEPERYVDHGRLVAAIRDGDPARAAIEAGAFLESPSGA, from the coding sequence GTGACACCGTCGGTCGATTCCGTCGTCGTGCCGCCGCGCGGCCAGCGGGTGCGGGAGACCATCGCGCAGCTCCGGGAGCGCATCCTCGGCGGCGAGTGGCCGGTGGGCGGCCGGATCCCGACCGAGCCGCAGCTGGTCGCCGCGCTCGGGGTGGGGCGGAACACGGTCCGCGAGGCCGTTCGCGCCCTGGTCCACGCCGGCGTGCTGGAGTGCCGTCAGGGCTCCGGGACGTACGTGGTGTCGACCGACGAGCTGGCCCCGGTGGTGGCCCGACGACTCACCGACGACCGGATGGCCGAGGTGGTCGAGGTGCGCCGCGCCTTCGAGGTGGAGGCGGCCCGGCTCGCCGCGCTGCGGCGTACGCCGGAGGACCTGGCGGCGCTCGACGCCGCGCTCGCCACCCGGGAGGCCGCGTGGCGCTCCGGCCGGGTGGACGAGTTCGTCGAGGCCGACGCGGCGCTGCACACCGTGGTGGTCGCCGCCGCGCACAACGCCATGCTCGCCGAGCTGTACGCCTCGGTCGGCGCCGCGCTGCGCAGCACCGTCGCGCAGGCCATGGGCGGTGCGCTGGAGCCCGAGCGGTACGTCGACCACGGTCGACTCGTGGCCGCCATCCGGGACGGGGATCCGGCGCGCGCGGCGATCGAGGCCGGCGCTTTTCTGGAGTCACCCTCGGGGGCATAG
- the mscL gene encoding large conductance mechanosensitive channel protein MscL yields the protein MLKGFKDFIMRGNVVDLAVGIVIGAAFTGVVTSFTNSFLKPIIKLMGGGKDQFAGTWRIGDGNFVTWADFLNALITFLLTAAVLYFLVVYPMNRLAERRRRGEEPPPKAPSEEIKLLTEIRDALVAGGHATPGQQRGALDDVLGRRNGPPVAR from the coding sequence ATGCTCAAGGGCTTCAAAGACTTCATCATGCGCGGAAACGTCGTCGACCTGGCAGTCGGCATCGTCATCGGCGCCGCGTTCACCGGCGTGGTCACATCGTTCACGAACTCGTTCCTGAAGCCAATCATCAAACTCATGGGCGGGGGCAAGGATCAGTTCGCCGGCACTTGGAGAATCGGTGACGGAAACTTCGTCACCTGGGCCGACTTCCTCAACGCACTGATCACCTTCCTACTCACCGCCGCGGTGCTGTACTTCCTGGTGGTCTACCCGATGAACCGGCTGGCCGAGCGCCGTCGGCGTGGCGAGGAGCCGCCGCCGAAGGCGCCGAGCGAGGAGATCAAGCTGCTCACCGAGATCCGGGACGCCCTGGTCGCGGGCGGTCACGCCACGCCCGGGCAGCAGCGCGGGGCGCTGGACGACGTGCTGGGGCGACGGAACGGGCCGCCGGTCGCCCGCTGA
- a CDS encoding MFS transporter produces MTPPPSRTEAPAADRTTAAVAEPPVAVATPIADVTPGSAPAAAPAGTPSPASGGALVLVGMLLVALNLRAAVTSLGALLDEVRGGLALSGAMAGFVTTLPTIAFAGLGALTPWLVRRYAPARVLVVAMLALSVGQVLRVATDSAAVFVLTSALALAGIAVANILLPMLVKQHFPHRTGLVTGAYTMALTIGTTVAAASAVPVAHAFGSWRAGLGVWAGLAAVAVVPWVPLALRARAARRAATPTAAVATPARIRPGRTRLGWAMAVYFGAQSLSGYAIMGWLAQLFRDAGYRPEAAGLLLAGVTALGVPVALVMPTLAGRLRTLRPLVLSLTAASTASYVGLALAPHGLAPLWVLLLALGQGAFPMILTTIGLRARTAEGTVALSAFAQSTGYVIAALGPLLVGILYEATGGWTAPIGFLLVALVVQTTAGMVIARPRYIEDER; encoded by the coding sequence ATGACCCCGCCACCCAGCCGCACCGAGGCCCCCGCCGCCGACCGGACGACCGCCGCCGTCGCGGAGCCGCCCGTCGCGGTGGCGACGCCCATCGCCGACGTGACGCCCGGCTCCGCGCCGGCCGCCGCGCCGGCCGGGACGCCCTCCCCGGCCTCCGGGGGCGCGCTGGTGCTGGTCGGCATGCTGCTGGTCGCGCTCAACCTGCGCGCCGCGGTGACCAGCCTCGGCGCCCTGCTCGACGAGGTACGCGGCGGTCTGGCCCTCTCCGGCGCGATGGCCGGCTTCGTCACCACCCTGCCCACGATCGCCTTCGCCGGTCTCGGCGCGCTCACCCCGTGGCTGGTCCGCCGGTACGCGCCGGCCCGGGTCCTGGTCGTGGCCATGCTCGCGCTCAGCGTCGGGCAGGTCCTCCGGGTGGCGACCGACTCCGCCGCGGTCTTCGTGCTCACCAGCGCGCTGGCGCTGGCCGGCATCGCGGTGGCGAACATCCTGCTGCCGATGCTGGTCAAGCAGCACTTCCCGCACCGCACCGGGCTGGTCACCGGGGCGTACACGATGGCGCTGACCATCGGCACGACGGTGGCCGCCGCGTCCGCCGTGCCGGTCGCGCACGCCTTCGGCTCCTGGCGGGCCGGGCTGGGCGTCTGGGCCGGGCTGGCCGCGGTGGCCGTGGTCCCGTGGGTGCCGCTGGCGCTGCGGGCCCGCGCCGCCCGGCGGGCGGCGACCCCGACGGCCGCCGTCGCCACTCCGGCCCGGATCCGGCCCGGGCGCACCCGGCTGGGCTGGGCGATGGCGGTCTACTTCGGGGCGCAGTCGCTCAGCGGGTACGCGATCATGGGCTGGCTGGCGCAGCTCTTCCGGGACGCCGGCTACCGCCCCGAGGCCGCCGGGCTGCTGCTCGCCGGGGTGACCGCGCTCGGCGTGCCGGTCGCGCTGGTGATGCCGACCCTGGCCGGCCGGCTGCGCACGCTACGGCCGCTGGTGCTCTCGCTGACCGCCGCGTCCACCGCGTCCTACGTCGGCCTGGCGCTCGCCCCGCACGGCCTCGCGCCGCTCTGGGTGCTGCTGCTCGCCCTCGGCCAGGGCGCCTTCCCGATGATCCTCACCACCATCGGGCTGCGCGCCCGTACCGCCGAGGGCACCGTGGCGCTCTCCGCGTTCGCGCAGAGCACCGGGTACGTGATCGCCGCGCTCGGCCCGCTGCTGGTCGGCATCCTCTACGAGGCGACCGGCGGCTGGACCGCGCCGATCGGATTCCTCCTGGTGGCGCTCGTCGTGCAGACGACGGCGGGCATGGTGATCGCCCGTCCCCGCTACATCGAGGACGAGCGCTGA
- a CDS encoding benzoate/H(+) symporter BenE family transporter, which yields MEGERVAGRLQPVLAGVVTALVGFASSFTVVLAGLRAVGADDAQAASGLLVLCVAAGLCAVWLGLRHRLPMAVAWSTPGAALLVATGPVPGGWPAAVGAFLVAGLLIAAAGLIPALGRAVAAIPGPIASAMLAGVLLPLCTAPVRALVEVPRLAGPVVLTWLVLHRFARRWAVPAALAVAAVAIAFTAPAAGTGRPHLAPTVEVTTPAWTLPAVVGLALPLFLVTMAAQNVPGMAVLAGYGYRAPLGSALRVTGLASALGAPAGGHAVNLAAITAALAAGPDAHPDPDRRWIASVTAGIGLALLGLGAGVATALVLLSPPILVEAVAGLALLGALAGAVSAAVTAPEAREAAVVTFVVTASGVSLLGVGGAFWGLVAGWLMLLLFRRRRAVSDPRPEPGAADAPEVERVGPAR from the coding sequence GTGGAGGGGGAGCGGGTGGCGGGCCGACTGCAACCGGTGCTGGCCGGCGTCGTGACGGCCCTGGTCGGCTTCGCCAGTTCGTTCACCGTGGTCCTCGCCGGGCTGCGGGCGGTCGGCGCCGACGACGCGCAGGCCGCCTCCGGGCTGCTGGTGCTCTGCGTGGCCGCCGGCCTCTGCGCGGTCTGGCTCGGGCTCCGGCACCGACTGCCGATGGCTGTCGCCTGGTCCACCCCGGGCGCAGCGCTGCTGGTCGCGACCGGCCCGGTGCCCGGCGGCTGGCCGGCGGCGGTCGGCGCGTTCCTGGTCGCCGGCCTCCTGATCGCGGCGGCCGGGCTGATCCCCGCGCTCGGCCGGGCGGTCGCCGCGATCCCGGGCCCGATCGCCAGCGCGATGCTCGCCGGGGTGCTCCTGCCGCTCTGCACCGCGCCGGTGCGGGCGCTGGTGGAGGTGCCCCGGCTGGCCGGTCCGGTGGTGCTCACCTGGCTCGTCCTGCACCGGTTCGCCCGCCGCTGGGCGGTGCCGGCCGCACTGGCGGTGGCGGCGGTGGCCATCGCGTTCACCGCCCCCGCCGCCGGGACCGGCCGGCCGCACCTGGCACCCACCGTCGAGGTGACCACGCCGGCCTGGACGCTCCCGGCGGTGGTCGGCCTCGCGCTGCCGCTCTTCCTGGTCACCATGGCCGCGCAGAACGTCCCCGGGATGGCGGTGCTCGCCGGCTACGGCTACCGGGCGCCGCTCGGCTCCGCCCTTCGGGTGACCGGCCTGGCCAGCGCGCTCGGCGCGCCGGCCGGCGGCCACGCGGTGAACCTCGCCGCGATCACCGCCGCGCTGGCCGCCGGCCCGGACGCCCATCCGGATCCGGACCGCCGCTGGATCGCCTCGGTCACCGCCGGGATCGGCCTGGCGCTGCTCGGCCTGGGAGCCGGCGTGGCCACCGCCCTGGTGCTGCTCTCGCCGCCGATCCTGGTGGAGGCGGTGGCCGGGCTCGCGCTGCTCGGCGCGCTGGCCGGCGCGGTCTCCGCCGCCGTCACCGCACCGGAGGCACGGGAGGCGGCCGTGGTGACGTTCGTGGTGACCGCCTCCGGGGTCAGCCTGCTCGGGGTGGGCGGCGCGTTCTGGGGGCTGGTCGCCGGCTGGCTGATGCTGCTGCTGTTCCGCCGCCGCCGGGCCGTCTCCGACCCCCGACCCGAGCCCGGTGCGGCCGACGCCCCGGAGGTGGAGCGGGTCGGGCCGGCCCGGTGA
- a CDS encoding sensor histidine kinase, translating into MALRVEQDIFVVRQRGREVAAAVGLEHQDQVRIATALSEVARDLLRTADGADVTFLIGFDVVTGRHVLYVDLAPVRPLPNGSYQPQSGAVARLVDMLGVVADEGDTVVRMSRRVPANSPALTPERLAELRAELGSTAPGTALDELAEQNGQLIAALDEVRSQRDELEVLNSELQETNRGVMALYNQLTEELEETNRGVVALYAELDEKSAQLRAASESKSRFLANVSHELRAPVTAIIGLSRLLADSASDPLTAEQARQVGLIRSSAADLLGLVNELLDLAKAESGRIEPNWADVDLRAVYGQLRGTLRALATRPEVELVVEEPLHPATVRSDEVLLAQVLRNLLHNGLKFTERGEVRLRAERRDDRWSLSVSDTGVGIPPELHERVFEEFYQVPGATRVGGTGLGLPYARRLVMLLGGTLELSSEPGRGSTFTVTLPVGGA; encoded by the coding sequence ATGGCGCTGCGGGTCGAACAGGACATCTTCGTCGTCCGGCAGCGCGGTCGGGAGGTCGCCGCGGCGGTCGGCCTGGAACACCAGGACCAGGTCCGGATCGCCACCGCGCTCAGCGAGGTCGCCCGGGACCTGCTGCGGACCGCAGACGGGGCGGATGTCACCTTCTTGATCGGGTTCGATGTCGTCACCGGGCGGCACGTGCTGTACGTGGATCTCGCCCCGGTGCGCCCCCTGCCGAACGGCAGCTACCAACCGCAGTCCGGCGCGGTGGCGCGGCTGGTGGACATGCTGGGCGTCGTGGCGGACGAGGGGGATACGGTCGTGAGGATGTCCCGACGTGTCCCCGCCAACTCCCCGGCGCTGACCCCCGAACGGCTGGCCGAGCTCCGCGCGGAGCTGGGCAGCACCGCTCCGGGCACCGCCCTGGACGAGCTGGCCGAGCAGAACGGGCAGCTGATCGCCGCCCTGGACGAGGTACGCAGCCAGCGCGACGAGCTGGAGGTCCTCAACTCCGAGCTCCAGGAGACCAACCGCGGCGTGATGGCGCTCTACAACCAGCTCACCGAGGAGCTGGAGGAGACCAACCGCGGAGTGGTGGCCCTCTACGCCGAGCTGGACGAGAAGTCCGCCCAGCTGCGCGCGGCCAGCGAGTCGAAGAGCAGGTTCCTGGCCAACGTCAGCCACGAGCTGCGCGCCCCGGTCACCGCGATCATCGGGCTGTCCCGGCTGCTGGCCGACTCCGCCTCCGACCCGCTCACCGCCGAGCAGGCCCGCCAGGTGGGGCTGATCCGCTCCTCGGCGGCGGACCTGCTCGGGCTGGTCAACGAGCTGCTCGACCTGGCCAAGGCCGAGTCCGGCCGGATCGAGCCGAACTGGGCCGACGTGGACCTGCGGGCGGTCTACGGGCAGCTCCGGGGCACGCTGCGGGCGCTCGCCACCCGACCGGAGGTCGAGCTGGTGGTGGAGGAGCCGCTGCACCCGGCCACCGTCCGCTCCGACGAGGTGCTGCTCGCCCAGGTGCTGCGCAACCTGCTGCACAACGGGCTGAAGTTCACCGAGCGGGGCGAGGTGCGGCTGCGCGCGGAGCGGCGGGACGACCGCTGGTCGCTGTCGGTCTCGGACACCGGCGTCGGCATCCCGCCGGAGCTGCACGAGCGGGTCTTCGAGGAGTTCTACCAGGTGCCGGGGGCGACCCGGGTCGGTGGCACCGGCCTCGGCCTGCCGTACGCGCGCCGGCTGGTGATGCTGCTCGGTGGGACGTTGGAGCTGTCCAGCGAGCCGGGCCGCGGCAGCACCTTCACCGTCACCCTGCCCGTGGGCGGAGCGTGA
- a CDS encoding STAS domain-containing protein encodes MERVPVLKIGDILLVSIQVDMSDQTAVMLQEDLAERIVATGCHGVIIDITALDIVDSFVGRMLSTIASISKVLDAETVVVGMRPAVAITLVELGLSLNGIRTALNVERGMELIAAARVDEWVMVDGDEDAETTATT; translated from the coding sequence ATGGAGCGGGTCCCGGTCCTCAAGATCGGCGACATCCTGCTGGTCTCCATCCAGGTCGACATGTCCGACCAGACGGCCGTGATGCTCCAGGAGGACCTGGCCGAGCGGATCGTCGCCACCGGCTGCCACGGCGTGATCATCGACATCACGGCGCTGGACATCGTCGACTCGTTCGTCGGCCGGATGCTCTCCACCATCGCGTCCATCTCCAAGGTGCTGGACGCCGAGACGGTGGTGGTCGGGATGCGTCCCGCCGTCGCCATCACGCTGGTCGAGCTGGGTCTGTCGCTCAACGGCATCCGGACCGCGCTGAACGTCGAGCGCGGCATGGAGCTGATCGCGGCCGCCCGCGTCGACGAGTGGGTCATGGTCGACGGCGACGAGGACGCCGAGACGACGGCCACGACATGA